In one window of Microtus pennsylvanicus isolate mMicPen1 chromosome 2, mMicPen1.hap1, whole genome shotgun sequence DNA:
- the LOC142844949 gene encoding olfactory receptor 4F15-like, which yields MRANLSAVSEFVLLGLSNSWEIQIFLFFFFCLFYISSLTGNFIILVTVTSDPYLHSPMYFLLANLSVIDLIFCSIAAPKMICDLFRKQKVISFGGCISQIFFSHAVGGTEMVLLIAMAFDRYVAICKPLHYLTIMSPRMCLLILMAAWIFGLIHSSAQLAFIINLPFCGPNILDSFYCDIPRLLKLACTDTYKLEFMVTANSGFISLVAFFLLIISYIFLLITVQKHSLGRSSKALSTLLAHITVVILFFGPLIFFYVWPAPSTHVDKFLAIFDAVLTPFLNPVIYTFRNREMKIAIRKGFCQFLGFRKLI from the coding sequence ATGAGAGCAAACCTTTCTGCAGTGTCTGAATTTGTGTTGCTGGGGCTCTCAAACTCCTGGGAGAtccagatttttctctttttctttttctgtctattCTATATTTCCAGTTTGACAGGAAACTTCATCATACTTGTCACTGTCACTTCTGACCCCTATTTGCATTCTCCTATGTATTTTCTACTGGCAAATCTCTCTGTTATTGATCTTATATTTTGCTCCATTGCAGCACCCAAAATGATCTGTGATCTTTTTAGGAAGCAGAAAGTCATCTCTTTTGGAGGCTGTATCAGTCAGATATTTTTCAGTCACGCTGTTGGAGGCACTGAGATGGTGTTGCTCATAGCTATGGCTTTTGACAGGTATGTGGCCATATGCAAACCCCTCCACTATCTGACCATCATGAGCCCACGGATGTGCTTGTTAATATTAATGGCTGCTTGGATCTTTGGCCTCATTCATTCATCAGCCCAGTTGGCTTTTATTATAAACTTGCCCTTCTGTGGTCCTAACATATTAGACAGCTTCTACTGTGACATACCACGACTTCTTAAACTTGCATGCACAGATACTTACAAACTTGAGTTTATGGTCACTGCCAATAGTGGGTTCATTTCCTTGGTTGCATTCTTCTTACTCATCATCTCCTACATCTTCCTCCTCATCACTGTCCAGAAGCATTCCTTAGGACGCTCATCCAAGGCCCTTTCTACTCTGTTGGCCCATATTActgttgtaattttgttttttggcccattgatttttttctatgtgtgGCCTGCTCCTTCAACACATGTGGATAAATTTCTAGCTATATTTGATGCAGTTTTGACTCCTTTTCTAAATCCAGTTATCTATACATTCAGGAACAGGGAGATGAAGATAGCAATCAGGAAAGGATTTTGTCAGTTCCTGGGTTTTAGAAAATTAATATAG
- the LOC142844951 gene encoding olfactory receptor 4F3/4F16/4F29-like, whose product MEGKNQSVVSEFVFLGLTNSSDIQLFLFVFSSMFYVASMTGNSVIVFTVASDTHLHSPMYFLLANLSFIDLGVSSVISPKMIYDLLRKHKVITFRACVTQIFFIHFIGGVEMILLIAMAFDRYVAICKPLHYLTIMSPKMCILFSVASWVVGFIHSLIQLAFVVNLPFCGPNVLDSFYCDFPRFIKLACVDTHKLKLLVSVNSGFMSVGSFFILIISYIIIIFIVQKHSSSGSSKALSTLSAHVTVVVLFFGPVMFIYTRPSSFKHLDKFLSIFDAVVTPFLNSVIYTFRNQEMKMAMMRVFKQIMDYRQIIKHLHTDHS is encoded by the coding sequence atggaaggaaagaatcaatcTGTGGTGTCAGAGTTTGTGTTCCTGGGACTTACCAACTCTTCGGACATCCAATTATTCCtttttgtgttctcttccatgTTTTATGTAGCAAGCATGACAGGAAACTCCGTCATTGTGTTCACTGTGGCTTCTGACACTCACTTGCACTCTCCTATGTACTTTCTTTTGGCTAACCTCTCCTTCATCGACTTGGGTGTTTCTTCTGTTATTTCCCCCAAGATGATTTATGATCTGTTGAGAAAACATAAAGTCATCACTTTTAGAGCATGTGTCACTCAAATATTCTTCATTCACTTCATTGGTGGTGTGGAGATGATTTTACTCATAGCCATGGCCtttgacagatatgtggccatatgtAAGCCTCTCCATTATCTGACCATTATGAGCCCAAAGATGTGCATCTTGTTTTCAGTGGCCTCCTGGGTGGTTGGCTTTATCCATTCTCTCATCCAACtggcttttgtagtaaacttACCATTTTGTGGACCAAATGTTTTGGACAGCTTCTACTGTGACTTTCCCCGGTTTATCAAACTTGCCTGTGTAGATACACACAAACTGAAATTACTGGTCTCAGTCAATAGTGGATTCATGTCTGTAGGTTCCTTCTTCATACTGATCATTTCTTATATTATCATCATATTTATTGTTCAGAAACATTCTTCAAGTGGCTCCTCCAAGGCTTTGTCTACACTTTCAGCTCATGTGACTGTGGTGGTCTTATTCTTTGGCCCTGTGATGTTCATCTACACACGGCCTTCTTCTTTCAAACACTTGGATAAGTTTCTGTCCATATTTGATGCAGTTGTCACTCCCTTTCTGAACTCTGTGATCTATACATTCAGgaatcaagaaatgaaaatggcaatGATGAGAGTATTTAAACAGATAATGGATTATAGACAAATAATTAAACACTTGCACACTGATCATTCTTAA